A section of the Arcobacter roscoffensis genome encodes:
- a CDS encoding ATP-binding protein → MNTLKTYLYQEKTFDLLENLVYFKDLEGKYILCNDSFCKYTNYTKEEVIGKTDYELFNEEDAKAFTTNDQSVINQKEEKSFCEVLTLNDDSKIYFESKKDVILDEQNNAVAIIGISKDITKEKEYETLHTTTQKILEYTLKDNKLKETLLFIINEAEKINNNMICSILLLDEKKQMFNKSFTKSLPDYYNDAVKTLVIGEGVGSCGTAAFTKQRVIVEDINTHPFWADFVSLTKPIGLNACWSQPFFSKNNEVLGTFAIYYKKPKQPTSFELELIDSFSYLVSLAVNRYLRQEEIKKQENLITHQAKLVSLSNVLENIAHHWRQPLSLISTITSAMKIDYDIYMEDKKLYDQALDKVVKTTQNLSKTIDEFREYFLKNTQKKELKIKETFEKINEVLNKKFASSNIIVKQNLEDVSLYTYETELIHILINIINNSIDAFENKNISNPLIIIDVKQEANKNCIVRIKDNALGIDENLLDKIFEPYFTTKDDKSSGVGLSLFIVHDLIKRHLKGTIEVTNTEFNYQDKPYKGLEVKLILPIQIN, encoded by the coding sequence ATGAATACATTAAAAACATATCTATACCAAGAAAAAACTTTTGATCTGTTAGAAAATCTAGTATACTTTAAAGACCTAGAGGGTAAATATATACTATGTAATGACTCTTTTTGTAAATATACAAACTATACAAAAGAAGAAGTCATAGGGAAAACAGATTATGAACTTTTTAATGAAGAAGATGCAAAAGCATTTACTACAAACGACCAAAGCGTTATAAATCAAAAAGAAGAAAAAAGTTTTTGCGAAGTATTAACTTTAAACGATGATAGTAAAATCTACTTTGAATCTAAAAAGGATGTGATTTTAGATGAACAAAATAATGCTGTAGCAATTATTGGTATTTCAAAAGATATTACAAAAGAAAAAGAGTATGAAACTCTACATACTACAACACAAAAAATTCTTGAATATACTCTAAAAGACAATAAACTAAAAGAAACTTTACTTTTCATAATCAATGAAGCTGAAAAAATAAATAATAATATGATATGTTCTATTCTTCTTTTAGATGAAAAAAAACAAATGTTCAATAAAAGCTTTACTAAAAGTCTTCCAGATTACTATAATGATGCTGTTAAAACCTTAGTAATTGGAGAGGGTGTTGGTTCTTGTGGAACTGCTGCTTTTACAAAACAAAGAGTTATAGTTGAAGACATAAATACACACCCTTTTTGGGCTGACTTTGTAAGCCTTACAAAACCAATTGGCCTAAACGCTTGTTGGTCTCAACCTTTCTTTTCAAAGAACAATGAAGTTTTAGGAACTTTTGCCATTTATTATAAAAAACCCAAGCAACCAACAAGTTTTGAGCTTGAGTTAATTGACTCTTTTTCTTATTTAGTATCCCTTGCAGTAAATAGATATTTAAGACAAGAAGAGATAAAAAAACAAGAAAATCTTATAACTCACCAAGCAAAGTTAGTATCATTAAGTAATGTGCTTGAAAATATAGCACATCACTGGAGACAGCCATTATCTTTAATCTCTACTATTACAAGTGCTATGAAAATAGATTATGATATTTATATGGAAGATAAAAAACTATATGATCAAGCCTTAGATAAAGTTGTAAAAACAACTCAAAATCTATCAAAAACAATAGATGAGTTTAGAGAATATTTTCTTAAAAATACACAAAAAAAAGAGCTCAAAATAAAAGAAACTTTTGAGAAAATTAACGAAGTTTTAAATAAGAAATTTGCGAGCTCAAATATAATAGTAAAACAAAACCTTGAAGATGTTTCTTTATATACATATGAAACAGAACTAATTCACATCCTAATAAATATTATAAACAATTCAATTGATGCCTTTGAAAACAAAAATATTTCAAATCCGCTTATTATTATTGATGTTAAACAAGAAGCTAACAAGAACTGCATTGTAAGAATCAAGGATAATGCTCTTGGGATTGATGAGAATTTATTAGATAAAATTTTTGAACCATATTTTACAACAAAAGATGACAAATCATCGGGAGTTGGTCTTAGTTTATTTATAGTTCATGATTTAATCAAAAGACACTTAAAAGGTACTATAGAAGTTACTAATACAGAGTTCAACTACCAAGACAAACCTTACAAAGGATTAGAGGTTAAATTGATTTTACCTATTCAAATAAATTAA
- a CDS encoding efflux RND transporter permease subunit — translation MIKKFYDNIIFKFPTAVIIALLLSVGALGYYATKLEIDASAETLLLDDDKDLKFVREVSKRYHNPNFLLVTFTPNNDLLSQESIDTIKKISNDFLEVDSITKVTSIINAPLLQSPIKPIASLVDGVNTIEDGNYDKDLVKKEFLNSELYSNSLVSKDFKTTALVLSLKDDEKYRALLEKRNSLLKLEREGSITSKEKKELDEIIIEFKKHRDFVREEDSQNIQAIRNIIKRYENTGTIFLGGVNMIANDIVGYVKSDLLIYGSTLIFLLITILWIIFKNLRWVVLPITICLLSVVSTAGVLGLFALEVTVISSNFISLQLIITLSIVLHLIVRYRELNNRYKHASQYKLVINTVLSKLNPSFFAILTTITGFASLVLSKIEPVKNLGLMMSAGIAISLIIAFIVFPIILIFLKRKEEKNAKKKQDSFSLIPTCTKLVEKRGNTIIIASILLVIFSLSGASKLIVENSFINYFKKDTEIYKGMKVIDEQLGGTTPLDVIIKFKEDKKEVAVAIKEDTSDEFSAFDDFESEFQESANDEQYWFTADKLEVIKKVHSYLESLDEVGKVQSLETLLRLGKLLNEGEPLDGVTLALLYNELPNKYKDIILNPYINIENNEARVTVRIMDSNPELRRNELIKKINHDLEELIASEHTSFRLSNLMILYNNMLQSLFDSQINTLGFVVVILFIMFLILFRSIKIATVAILANIIPISAIFGIMGWLNIPLDIMTITIAAISIGIGVDDTIHYIHRFKEEFKHDHNYLNSMKRAHETIGYAMYYTSLVVIVGFSILVLSNLIPTIYFGLLTVVVMATILASALLLLPKLIILFKPFKKVA, via the coding sequence ATGATTAAAAAATTCTATGACAATATAATTTTCAAGTTTCCAACAGCTGTAATAATTGCCTTATTACTTTCTGTAGGAGCTTTGGGATACTACGCTACAAAACTTGAAATAGATGCTTCTGCTGAAACTTTGCTTTTAGATGACGATAAAGATTTAAAATTCGTAAGAGAAGTTAGTAAAAGATACCATAATCCAAACTTTTTACTTGTAACATTTACTCCCAATAATGATTTATTATCACAAGAAAGTATTGATACTATCAAAAAAATAAGTAATGACTTTTTAGAAGTTGACTCAATTACAAAAGTTACTTCAATAATAAATGCTCCTTTACTTCAATCACCTATAAAACCTATAGCAAGCTTAGTTGATGGAGTAAATACAATTGAAGATGGGAACTATGATAAAGACTTAGTAAAAAAAGAGTTCTTAAACTCTGAGCTTTATAGTAATAGTTTAGTTAGCAAAGATTTTAAAACAACAGCTTTAGTTTTAAGTTTAAAAGATGATGAAAAGTATAGAGCATTACTTGAAAAAAGAAACTCTTTACTTAAGCTTGAAAGAGAAGGTAGTATAACTTCTAAAGAAAAAAAAGAGCTTGATGAAATAATAATTGAATTCAAAAAACATAGGGATTTTGTAAGAGAAGAAGATAGCCAAAACATTCAAGCTATTAGAAATATTATAAAAAGATATGAAAATACTGGAACTATTTTCTTAGGTGGAGTAAATATGATAGCTAATGATATTGTTGGCTATGTAAAAAGTGACCTTTTGATTTATGGTTCAACTCTAATTTTCTTACTTATTACTATTCTTTGGATTATTTTTAAAAACTTAAGATGGGTAGTTTTACCTATTACTATTTGTTTACTTTCTGTAGTATCAACAGCTGGTGTTTTAGGTTTATTTGCTTTAGAAGTTACTGTTATATCATCAAACTTTATATCTTTACAATTAATAATTACATTATCAATAGTACTTCACTTAATCGTAAGATATAGAGAGCTTAACAATCGATACAAACATGCAAGTCAATACAAACTTGTAATCAATACTGTATTATCAAAATTAAACCCATCATTCTTTGCTATACTTACAACAATAACAGGTTTTGCTTCACTTGTTTTATCAAAAATTGAGCCTGTTAAAAACTTAGGTTTAATGATGAGTGCAGGTATTGCAATCTCTCTTATTATTGCTTTTATAGTTTTTCCTATTATTTTAATTTTCTTAAAAAGAAAAGAAGAAAAAAATGCAAAGAAAAAACAAGACAGTTTCTCACTTATCCCAACTTGTACAAAATTAGTTGAGAAAAGAGGAAATACTATTATAATAGCAAGTATACTTCTAGTAATATTTTCATTAAGTGGTGCTTCAAAACTTATTGTTGAAAATAGTTTTATTAACTACTTTAAAAAAGATACTGAAATTTATAAAGGAATGAAAGTAATTGATGAGCAACTAGGAGGAACAACTCCCTTAGATGTAATCATCAAATTTAAAGAAGATAAAAAAGAAGTAGCAGTGGCTATTAAAGAAGATACTAGTGATGAATTTAGTGCTTTTGATGACTTTGAAAGTGAATTCCAAGAGAGTGCAAATGATGAACAATACTGGTTTACAGCAGATAAACTTGAAGTTATTAAAAAAGTTCATTCATATTTAGAATCACTTGATGAAGTTGGTAAGGTTCAATCTTTAGAGACTTTACTTAGACTTGGGAAACTTTTAAATGAAGGGGAGCCTTTAGATGGTGTAACGCTAGCCCTACTTTATAATGAACTACCAAATAAATATAAAGATATTATTTTAAATCCATATATTAATATTGAAAATAATGAAGCAAGAGTTACAGTAAGAATTATGGATTCAAACCCAGAGCTTAGAAGAAATGAACTTATAAAGAAAATCAATCATGATTTAGAAGAACTAATTGCTAGTGAACACACTTCATTTAGATTATCAAATCTAATGATTTTATATAATAATATGCTTCAATCTTTATTTGATTCTCAAATCAATACTTTAGGATTTGTAGTAGTTATTCTATTTATAATGTTTTTAATTCTATTTAGATCAATAAAAATAGCAACAGTTGCAATACTCGCAAATATTATTCCTATTTCTGCAATTTTTGGAATTATGGGTTGGTTAAACATTCCTTTAGATATTATGACTATTACAATTGCAGCTATTTCTATAGGTATTGGAGTTGACGATACAATTCACTATATTCATAGATTTAAAGAAGAGTTCAAACATGATCATAATTATTTAAATAGTATGAAAAGAGCTCATGAAACTATAGGTTATGCTATGTATTACACATCTTTAGTTGTAATAGTTGGTTTTTCTATTTTAGTTTTATCAAATCTAATTCCAACAATTTATTTTGGTCTATTAACAGTAGTAGTAATGGCAACTATTTTAGCATCTGCTTTACTTTTACTTCCAAAACTTATTATCCTATTTAAACCATTTAAAAAAGTAGCATAA
- a CDS encoding ABC transporter substrate-binding protein → MKNILKVLLLLTFLITGANALQKDEIINVMTAKVDNALEVLKQKDLETKDKANKIFALIDEIFDYELMGKISLGKKTWLSINDTQREEFIKAFETKLKNSYVDKLELYTDQKVKIIELSPYKKTRLQLKTEVVGKDEVYKINYNFYNNKKKSQWLIYDVDLLGVSIVQTYRKQFAGLLKEKSFDELLVILKDTKK, encoded by the coding sequence ATGAAAAATATATTAAAAGTTTTACTTCTATTAACATTTTTAATCACTGGTGCAAATGCGCTTCAAAAAGATGAAATTATAAATGTAATGACAGCTAAAGTTGATAATGCCTTAGAGGTTTTAAAACAAAAAGATTTAGAAACAAAAGATAAGGCAAATAAAATCTTTGCTTTAATAGATGAAATTTTTGATTATGAACTTATGGGAAAAATCTCACTTGGTAAAAAAACTTGGTTAAGTATAAATGACACTCAAAGAGAAGAGTTTATAAAAGCCTTTGAGACTAAACTTAAAAACTCTTATGTTGATAAATTAGAGCTTTATACAGACCAAAAAGTGAAAATCATAGAACTTTCTCCGTATAAGAAAACAAGACTTCAGTTAAAAACAGAAGTTGTAGGAAAAGATGAAGTTTATAAAATTAATTACAATTTCTATAACAATAAAAAGAAAAGTCAATGGCTTATCTATGATGTAGATTTACTAGGAGTTAGTATTGTTCAAACTTATAGAAAACAATTTGCTGGACTTTTAAAAGAAAAAAGTTTTGATGAATTACTTGTGATTTTAAAAGATACAAAAAAATAG
- a CDS encoding MlaA family lipoprotein, whose protein sequence is MEKTAPQEKSTTLSKNDDSFNDEFSDEFADEFSEDSKAEVFDPLSGYNRVMTTFNDYAFIYVMNPIAKGYAYVLPQDVRVGVSNFFDNLLFPIRFTNNVLQLKFENAGVEVGRFVVNTIWGLGGFMDPATSELNWKQYDEDFGQTLGHYGVGNGFHIVLPLLGPSNLRDVFSMIPDGYVSPISVTGSSDIGYKIPNNSIEAMAITGVNTVNSVSLKLGQYENIKKDALDLYPFLRDIYEQRRNQQIKE, encoded by the coding sequence ATAGAAAAAACTGCGCCCCAAGAAAAATCTACAACTTTATCAAAAAACGATGATAGTTTTAATGATGAGTTCAGTGATGAATTTGCAGATGAGTTTAGTGAAGACTCAAAAGCTGAAGTTTTTGATCCATTAAGTGGCTACAACAGAGTTATGACAACTTTTAATGATTATGCATTTATATATGTTATGAATCCTATTGCCAAAGGTTATGCTTATGTTTTACCTCAAGATGTAAGAGTTGGAGTATCAAACTTTTTTGATAACTTATTATTTCCAATTAGGTTTACAAACAATGTTTTACAACTTAAATTTGAAAATGCAGGTGTTGAGGTAGGAAGATTTGTAGTAAATACAATTTGGGGATTAGGCGGATTTATGGATCCAGCTACTTCTGAGCTTAACTGGAAACAATATGATGAAGACTTTGGACAAACACTTGGGCACTATGGTGTAGGAAATGGCTTTCATATAGTTTTACCACTACTTGGACCTTCAAACCTAAGAGATGTATTTAGTATGATTCCAGATGGATATGTAAGTCCTATATCTGTAACAGGTTCAAGTGATATAGGATATAAAATACCAAATAATAGTATCGAAGCTATGGCTATTACAGGAGTAAACACTGTAAATAGTGTTTCTTTAAAACTAGGTCAATATGAAAATATCAAAAAAGATGCTTTAGATTTATATCCATTTTTAAGGGATATTTATGAGCAAAGAAGAAATCAACAAATAAAGGAATAA
- a CDS encoding M23 family metallopeptidase → MMIKKLILLTLLFNFTYAQELKLFFEENTIKNAQTALLRLQAKDISNAKLTLLDKETLNLNFKKNSFKKNEYYALIPISYYKKPKKYKVIISYFKNDKKYFKSIKLNVIDGKYKSETITVSKSKFKPNKQRIKRTKQEYKDAMSVYRSISEKILWNEDFIYPMNSKITSAFGTKRVYNNQLKSYHSGTDFRAKVGTPIIASNSGIVRIAQNRFYAGNSIVIDHGHGVYSCYYHLSKMNFKVGDFVKKGETIGLSGATGRITGPHLHYAFRINGIQVDPLQAIKILNKLNN, encoded by the coding sequence ATGATGATTAAAAAACTTATACTACTTACTTTATTATTCAATTTTACATACGCTCAAGAGTTAAAGCTTTTCTTTGAAGAAAACACTATAAAAAATGCACAAACAGCACTTTTAAGGCTTCAAGCAAAGGATATTTCCAATGCAAAATTAACGCTACTAGATAAAGAAACACTAAATTTAAATTTTAAAAAAAATAGTTTCAAAAAAAATGAATACTATGCTTTAATACCTATTTCTTATTATAAAAAGCCAAAAAAGTATAAAGTTATTATTTCATATTTTAAAAATGACAAAAAATATTTCAAATCAATAAAACTAAATGTAATAGATGGGAAATATAAAAGTGAAACTATTACTGTTTCAAAGTCAAAGTTTAAACCAAATAAACAAAGAATAAAAAGAACAAAACAAGAGTATAAAGATGCTATGAGTGTTTACAGAAGTATAAGTGAAAAGATTTTGTGGAACGAGGACTTTATCTATCCTATGAACTCAAAAATCACAAGTGCCTTTGGAACAAAAAGAGTTTATAATAATCAACTAAAATCTTATCATAGTGGTACAGATTTTAGAGCAAAAGTAGGTACACCTATAATTGCTTCAAACTCAGGAATTGTAAGAATTGCACAAAATAGATTTTATGCAGGAAACTCAATAGTAATTGATCATGGACATGGGGTTTATTCTTGTTATTATCACTTAAGTAAAATGAATTTTAAAGTTGGTGATTTTGTAAAAAAAGGTGAAACAATAGGACTTAGTGGAGCAACAGGAAGAATCACAGGACCACACTTACACTATGCTTTTAGAATAAATGGTATTCAAGTAGACCCACTTCAAGCAATAAAAATTTTAAATAAATTAAATAACTAA
- the aspA gene encoding aspartate ammonia-lyase: MKKKYRIECDLLGEKEISNKYYYGIQTLRAKENFSISGVPLSNFPKLIIALAQVKKASALANNKLGLLDDEICNAICSACDELFAKKYHKQFIVDVIQGGAGTSTNMNANEVIANIALELIGKKKGEYEFIHPNNHVNMSQSTNDVYPTAVRLALYEYLCKLQNKMEVLKESFSTKAKEFEKIIKMGRTQLQDAVPMTLGQEFNSFALMIDDDIKVIEMVKGLVAQMNLGGTAIGTGINTDSKYAALVKEKLEEVTNRPFVTACDLVKATQDTSTFVHVSGVLKSIATKISKICNDLRLLSSGPRTGINEINLPKMQPGSSIMPGKVNPVIPEVVNQVAFQVIGYDTTISLASEGGQLQLNVFEPIIAYNLFQSVNMMCNAFETLAFKCVDGITANEDVCKNQVLNSIGLVTALNPYIGYHNATAVAKEALNTNRSVYDIVLEKKLLSKEQLDEYLKPENMTHPSFSGECKL, from the coding sequence ATGAAAAAAAAGTACAGAATAGAGTGTGATTTATTAGGTGAAAAAGAGATTTCAAATAAATATTATTATGGAATTCAAACATTAAGAGCAAAAGAGAACTTTTCAATATCAGGTGTTCCTTTGTCAAACTTTCCCAAACTTATTATTGCCCTAGCTCAGGTTAAAAAAGCTTCTGCTCTAGCCAATAATAAACTTGGATTACTGGATGATGAAATTTGTAATGCTATTTGTAGTGCTTGTGATGAGCTTTTTGCAAAAAAATATCATAAACAGTTTATAGTTGATGTGATACAAGGAGGTGCAGGAACTTCTACAAATATGAATGCAAATGAAGTAATAGCAAATATTGCATTAGAGTTAATAGGAAAGAAAAAAGGTGAGTATGAGTTTATTCATCCAAATAATCATGTAAATATGTCTCAATCTACAAACGATGTATATCCAACAGCTGTACGATTAGCTCTTTATGAATACCTTTGTAAGCTTCAAAATAAGATGGAAGTTTTAAAAGAATCATTTTCAACTAAAGCAAAAGAGTTTGAAAAGATTATAAAAATGGGAAGAACACAACTTCAAGATGCAGTTCCTATGACTTTAGGGCAAGAGTTTAACTCTTTTGCTTTAATGATTGATGATGATATAAAAGTAATTGAGATGGTAAAAGGTTTAGTTGCTCAAATGAATTTGGGTGGTACTGCGATTGGTACAGGAATAAATACAGATTCTAAGTATGCAGCTTTAGTAAAAGAGAAACTTGAAGAAGTTACAAATAGACCTTTTGTTACAGCTTGTGACTTAGTAAAAGCAACACAAGATACTTCAACTTTTGTTCATGTATCAGGGGTTTTAAAATCAATTGCTACAAAAATATCTAAAATTTGTAATGACTTAAGACTTTTAAGTAGTGGCCCTAGAACGGGAATAAATGAAATAAATCTACCAAAAATGCAACCAGGAAGTTCTATAATGCCTGGAAAAGTAAATCCAGTAATTCCAGAAGTTGTAAATCAAGTAGCCTTTCAAGTAATAGGTTATGATACGACTATTTCACTTGCAAGTGAAGGAGGGCAGTTACAACTAAATGTATTTGAGCCAATAATAGCTTATAATCTTTTTCAATCTGTAAATATGATGTGTAATGCCTTTGAGACATTGGCATTTAAATGTGTTGATGGAATTACGGCAAATGAAGATGTATGTAAAAATCAAGTATTAAATTCTATTGGTTTAGTAACAGCACTTAATCCTTATATAGGTTATCACAATGCAACAGCAGTTGCAAAAGAGGCATTAAATACAAATAGAAGTGTATATGATATAGTTTTAGAAAAAAAATTATTATCTAAAGAGCAGTTAGATGAGTATTTGAAACCAGAGAATATGACTCATCCCTCATTTTCAGGTGAATGTAAACTTTAA
- a CDS encoding YebC/PmpR family DNA-binding transcriptional regulator, with translation MGRAFEYRKAAKMKRWGAMSRVFPKLAKTIEIAAKAGGADPEMNSALRTAILNAKAENMPKTNIEAAIKRATGKDSANYTDVNFEGKGPHGVLIFVETATDNNTRTVANVKMHFNKNGGSMAPTGSLEFMFDRKAIFEFNKADDTDLEELELELIDAGLEEIEEEDGIVLVTADYKDFGTLNKAFEDMGIELTKAKLERISNNPQEFSEEQQEEIGKLLEKLEDDDDVQAVYTNMA, from the coding sequence ATGGGTAGAGCCTTTGAGTATAGAAAAGCCGCAAAAATGAAAAGATGGGGAGCAATGTCTAGAGTTTTCCCTAAACTAGCAAAAACTATTGAGATAGCTGCAAAAGCAGGTGGAGCTGATCCTGAGATGAACTCAGCATTAAGAACTGCTATTTTAAATGCAAAAGCTGAAAATATGCCAAAAACAAATATTGAAGCAGCTATCAAAAGAGCAACTGGAAAAGATTCTGCAAACTATACAGATGTAAACTTTGAAGGTAAGGGACCTCATGGTGTTTTAATTTTTGTTGAAACAGCAACAGATAACAACACAAGAACAGTTGCAAATGTAAAAATGCACTTTAATAAAAATGGTGGTTCAATGGCACCAACTGGTTCATTAGAGTTTATGTTTGATAGAAAAGCTATTTTTGAATTTAATAAAGCTGATGATACGGATTTAGAAGAGTTAGAGTTAGAACTAATCGATGCTGGTCTTGAAGAGATTGAAGAAGAAGATGGTATTGTATTAGTTACTGCTGATTATAAAGATTTTGGTACTTTAAATAAAGCCTTTGAAGATATGGGAATTGAACTTACAAAAGCTAAATTAGAGAGAATCTCAAATAATCCTCAAGAATTTTCAGAAGAACAGCAAGAAGAAATCGGAAAGTTATTAGAAAAACTTGAAGATGATGATGATGTTCAAGCTGTATATACAAACATGGCATAG